A portion of the Nyctibius grandis isolate bNycGra1 chromosome 31, bNycGra1.pri, whole genome shotgun sequence genome contains these proteins:
- the CNN2 gene encoding calponin-2 encodes MSSSQFNKGPSYGLSAEVKNRLAQKYDPQKEAELRTWIESVTGQQIGPDFQKGLKDGVILCELMNKLQPNSVRKINRSAQNWHQLENLSNFIKAMASYGMNPVDLFEANDLFESGNLTQVQVSLLALAGMAKTKGMQSGVDIGVKYSEKQQRNFDEAKMKAGQCVIGLQMGTNKCASQSGMTAYGTRRHLYDPKNQILPPMDHSTISLQMGTNKCASQVGMTAPGTRRHIYDAKTGTEKCDNSSMSLQMGSNQGANQSGQVFGLGRQIYDPKYCPQGSQGEVANAACDQSGDPPGYHYYCEEEESY; translated from the exons aTGAGCAGCTCCCAGTTCAACAAGGGCCCGTCCTACGGCCTCTCCGCCGAGGTCAAGAACCGG CTCGCCCAGAAGTACGACCCGCAGAAGGAGGCCGAGCTGCGGACGTGGATCGAGAGCGTCACGGGGCAGCAGATCGGGCCCGATTTCCAGAAGGGGCTGAAGGACGGGGTGATCCTCTGCGA gCTCATGAACAAGCTCCAGCCCAACTCAGTGAGGAAGATCAACCGCTCGGCGCAGAACTGGCACCAG CTCGAGAACCTCTCCAACTTCATCAAGGCCATGGCCAGCTACGGCATGAACCCCGTGGACCTCTTTGAAGCCAACGACCTCTTTGAGAGCGGGAACCTGACGCAGGTGCAGGTGTCGCTGCTGGCGCTGGCGGGCATG GCCAAGACGAAGGGGATGCAGAGCGGCGTGGACATCGGCGTGAAGTactcagagaagcagcagaggaactTCGACGAGGCCAAGATGAAGGCTGGGCAGTGCGTGATCGGGCTGCAG ATGGGCACCAACAAGTGTGCCAGCCAGTCCGGCATGACGGCCTACGGCACCCGGAGGCACCTCTACGACCCCAAGAACCAGATCCTGCCGCCCATGGACCACTCCACCATCAGCCTCCAGATGGGCACCAACAAGTGTGCCAGCCAG GTGGGCATGACGGCTCCCGGCACCAGGAGGCACATCTACGACGCCAAGACGGGGACGGAGAAGTGCGACAACTCCTCCATGTCGCTGCAGATGGGCTCCAACCAGGGCGCCAACCAGAGCGGGCAGGTCTTCGGCCTCGGCCGCCAGATCTACGACCCCAAGTACTGCCCGCAGGGCAGCCAGGGCGAGGTGGCCAACGCTGCCTGCGACCAgagcggggacccccccgggtACCACTACTActgcgaggaggaggagagctaCTGA
- the ABCA7 gene encoding phospholipid-transporting ATPase ABCA7, with amino-acid sequence MAVGTQLGLLLWKNFTYRRRQRIQLAIEILWPLFLFFILISVRQSHPPFMQHECHFPNKALPSAGTLPWLQGIVCNLNNPCFRHPTAGEAPGVVGNFGGSILSRLLAEARGVPLRSDGQRLLRSFARLLPILRRLRGGGAQRRGEDYLRENETFSRFLRTNTSLPPALVEELLGARLSPRIEQLSAEAGSIAGALEALVTFLQDAASMMEQVSSMTSLADLRRELGALAAPNASGAFGALSRIACGHPEGGGLRVPSLNWYEDSDIEAFVNRNSSQRKATAPGSARSPFCRELVRSLESNPLSQIFWRGVKPLFMGKILYTPPGPGPDSVMAEVNRTFRELAVLGEAGGAWRELGPRIYAFLNSSLEMQVLRDLLLAPGVAPLLDVFLNGTSTRLPALARFLAGPAAGPGLTWHQVYADADAVLGTLSQFVECVCLDKIEAVATEEQLVARALELLEEQQFWAAVVFQPPINATAPTLPPHVRYKIRMDIDDVTRTNKIKDRFWDPGPAADPFSDLRYVWGGFVYVQDLVEQAVVRVQTGAAPRTGVYVQQMPYPCYVDDVFLRVLNRSLPLFMTLAWIYSVAMIIKGVVHEKETRLKETMKTMGLSSGILWLSWFLSSFIPFLLSSALLVLILKLGNILPYSDPAVIFLFLGTFSVATISQCFLISTFFPRANLASACGGIIYFSLYLPYVLCVAWRDHITFPLRVLVSLLSPVAFGFGCEYFSLYEEQGVGIQWHNLGTSPVPEDPYNFATAMGLLLLDAGLYGLATWYFEGVFPGQYGIPKPWNFPFLKSYWLGEPASAGHPPYPTSPLTAPQVLVEEPPAHLQPGVSIRNLVKVYGKSSHAAVDGLSLDFYEGQITSFLGHNGAGKTTTMSILTGLLPPTSGTAYVLGWDIRSDIDSVRKTMGTCPQHNVLFDILTVEEHVWFYGRLKGLSEEQVKVEVEQLLQDTGLPHKRREQTRNLSGGMQRKLSVAIAFVGGSRVVVLDEPTAGIDPYSRRSIWELLLKYRQGRTIILSTHYMDEAELLGDRTAIIARGRLCCCGSPLFLKARLGTGYHLTLVKREQVGTGGSTGTTKKDGSDSERSSDTGLGSERGSEASAVGEDVAQLSALIQKLVPGSRLVEDIGHEVLFILPYSGAKDGAFGDLFRELDARLGELGISSYGISDTTLEEIFLKVAQDSGADADTAGTRRGAAPGEGDVGAADGELAEEPRETDLLQGVGGQARGRVRGWALPRQHLRALFIKRMLHARRSTRGFFAQIVLPAVFVCVALLFSLVVPPFGVYPPLRLQPRMYGQQFTFFSDDAPGDPDTAGLVAALLGEPGFGTQCMRDAAEGTGPCPPASHPDGFWAPPAPPALLDALQRGNWTQAEPSPPCQCSGPGARRMLPECPEGAGGLPPPQVQRGTGDILQNLTGRNVSDYLVKTYPQIIRQGLRNKKWVNEQRYGGFSLGAGSSQALPSAAEVDEAVLELRALFNVTPGSPSDRLLGNLSRFIEGLDARRNIKVWFNNKGWHAMVSFVNVASNGLLRARLPAGADPALYGITATNHPLNLTKEQLSEAALMASSVDVLVSICVIFAMSFVPASFVLFLIEERVSKAKHLQFVSGMKPVTYWLGNFAWDMCNYLVPALLVVLIFLCFQQQSYVSAANLPALVLLLLLYGWSITPLMYPASFLFSIPSTAYVALTCINLFIGINGSVATFVLELFVDQNLNDINRILKKVFLIFPHFCLGRGLIDMVKNQAMADAFERFGDRRFVSPLSWDLAGKNMFAMAVEGVVFFVFTLLLQYRFCLQLRPRAPQLPSLGEEDEDVARERARVGSTPPHGHLLLLKDLTKVYRRRRAPAVDRLCVAIPPGECFGLLGVNGAGKTSTFKMLTGDTEVTLGEAWLKGHSVLTDLQSVHQHMGYCPQFDAITDLLTGREHLEFYSRLRGVPEEETPRVAQWGIAKLGLGPHADRPAGKYSGGNKRKLSTAIALLGCPPVVFLDEPTTGMDPRARRFLWDCILSVVREGRSVVLTSHSMEECEALCTRMAIMVNGRFRCLGSVQHLKNRFGDGYTVVVRAGGPGPAQVEALMQRRFPGIVLRERHGGLLQYQLPSRAAPLATVFSVLAAHRGPCHIEDYSVSQTTLDQVFVRFAREQSDEDPGDPAAPGQDAAPAVPSPGRRLTLFLEDDDYQESTV; translated from the exons ATGGCCGTGGGCacccagctggggctgctgctctggaagAACTTCACGTACCGCCGACGGCAGCGG ATCCAGTTGGCCATCGAGATCCTGTGgcccctcttcctcttcttcatctTGATCTCGGTGCGGCAATCCCACCCGCCCTTCATGCAGCATGAGT GCCACTTCCCCAACAAGGCGCTGCCCTCGGCCGGGACCCTGCCCTGGCTCCAGGGCATCGTCTGCAACCTGAACAACCCCTGCTTTCGGCACCCGACGGCGGGGGAGGCCCCCGGCGTGGTGGGCAACTTCGGGGGCTCCAT CCTCTCCCGCCTGCTCGCCGAAGCCCGGGGGGTCCCGCTCCGCTCCGACGGGCAGCGGCTCCTGCGCAGCTTCGCCCGGCTCCTGCCCATCCTGCGCCGGctccggggcggcggggctcaGCGGAGGGGTGA AGACTACCTGCGGGAGAACGAGACCTTCTCGCGGTTCCTCCGCACCAACACGTCGCTGCCGCCGGCGCtggtggaggagctgctgggggccCGGCTCAGCCCCCGCATC GAGCAGCTGAGCGCGGAGGCGGGCAGCATCGCTGGGGCCCTGGAAGCCTTGGTCACCTTCCTGCAGGACGCGGCATCCATGATGGAGCAG GTCTCCTCCATGACCAGCCTTGCCGACCTGCGGCGGGAGCTCGGGGCGCTGGCGGCCCCCAACGCCTCGGGCGCCTTCGGGGCCCTGTCCCGCATCGCCTGCGGGCACCCCGAGGGCGGGGGGCTCAGGGTCCCCTCTCTCAACTGGTACGAGGACAGTGACATCGAAGCCTTCGTGAACCGCAACAGCTCGCAGCGGAAAGCCACGGCCCCGGGCAGTGCCAGGA GTCCCTTCTGCCGGGAGCTGGTCCGCAGTCTggagtccaaccccctgtcgCAGATCTTCTGGCGGGGGGTCAAGCCCCTCTTCATGGGTAAGATCCTGTACacgccgcccggccccggccccgacAGCGTCATGGCCGAG GTGAACCGGACCTTCCGGGAGCTGGCGGTGctgggggaggcggggggcgcCTGGCGGGAGCTGGGACCCCGCATCTACGCCTTCCTCAACAGCAGCCTGGAGATGCAGGTCCTGCGG gacctgctgctggccccgGGGGTGGCCCCGCTCCTGGACGTGTTCCTCAACGGCACCTCCACGAGGCTGCCGGCGCTGGCCAGGTTCctggcggggccggcggcggggccggggctcacGTGGCACCAGGTGTACGCCGATGCCGACGCGGTCCTGGGCACGCTGTCGCAGTTCGTGGAG tgCGTCTGCCTGGACAAGATCGAGGCGGTGGCCACCGAGGAGCAGCTGGTGGCCCGagccctggagctgctggaggagcagcagttCTGGGCAGCCGTGGTCTTCCAGCCCCCCATCAATGCCACGGCCCCCACGCTGCCGCCCCACGTCCGCTACAAGATCCGCATGGACATCGACGACGTCACGAGGACCAACAAGATCAAGGACAG GTTTTGGGACCCAGGCCCCGCGGCCGACCCCTTCAGCGACCTGCGCTACGTGTGGGGGGGGTTCGTCTACGTGCAGGACCTGGTGGAGCAGGCGGTGGTGCGGGTGCAgaccggggctgccccgcggaCGGGGGTCTACGTCCAGCAAATGCCGTACCCCTGCTACGTGGACGATGT GTTCCTGCGGGTGCTGAACCGCTCGCTGCCGCTCTTCATGACGCTGGCCTGGATCTACTCGGTGGCCATGATCATCAAGGGGGTGGTGCACGAGAAGGAGACGCGTCTCAAGGAGACCATGAAGACAATGGGGCTGAGCAGCGGGATCCTCTGGCTGAGCTGGTTCCTCAGCAGCTTcatccccttcctcctcagctctgccctcctcGTCCTCATCCTCAAG CTGGGAAACATCCTGCCCTACAGCGACCCGGCCgtcatcttcctcttcctcgGCACCTTCTCGGTGGCCACCATCAGCCAGTGCTTCCTCATCAGCACCTTCTTCCCCCGCGCCAACCTGGCCTCGGCTTGCGGCGGCATCATCTACTTCTCCCTCTACCTGCCCTACGTGCTCTGCGTCGCCTGGCGCGACCACATCACCTTCCCGCTCCGCGTCCTCGTG AGCCTGCTGTCGCCGGTGGCCTTCGGCTTCGGCTGCGAGTACTTCTCCCTCTACGAGGAGCAGGGGGTGGGCATCCAGTGGCACAACCTGGGCACCAGCCCCGTGCCAGAAGACCCCTACAATTTCGCCACGGccatggggctgctgctgctggatgcCGGCCTCTACGGCCTGGCCACCTGGTACTTTGAGGGCGTCTTCCCAG GTCAGTACGGGATCCCCAAGCCCTGGAATTTCCCCTTCCTGAAGAGCTACTGGCTTGGAGAGCCGGCCTCAGCCGGGCACCCCCCGTACCCCACCAGCCCCCTCACTGCACCCCAAG TGCTGGTGGAGGAGCCGCCTGCCCACCTCCAGCCCGGCGTCTCCATCCGCAACCTGGTGAAGGTTTACGGCAAGAGCAGCCACGCGGCCGTCGACGGGCTCAGCCTGGACTTCTACGAGGGGCAGATCACCTCCTTCCTGGGCCACAACGGGGCCGGCAAGACCACCACCAT GTCCATCCTGACCGGCCTCCTGCCCCCCACCTCCGGCACTGCCTATGTCCTGGGCTGGGACATCCGCTCCGACATCGACAGCGTCCGCAAGACCATGGGGACATGTCCCCAGCACAACGTGCTCTTCGACAT CCTGACGGTGGAGGAGCACGTCTGGTTCTACGGGCGGCTGAAGGGGCTGTCGGAGGAGCAGGTGAAGGTGGAGGtggagcagctgctccaggaCACGGGGCTGCCCCACAAGCGCCGGGAGCAGACCAGGAACCTCTCGG GCGGGATGCAGCGGAAGCTCTCGGTGGCCATCGCCTTCGTGGGCGGCTCGCGGGTGGTTGTCCTGGACGAGCCCACGGCCGGCATCGACCCCTACTCCCGCCGCAGCatctgggagctgctgctcaaGTACCGCCAag GCCGCACCATCATCCTGTCCACGCACTACATGGACGAGGCGGAGCTGCTGGGGGACCGCACGGCCATCATCGCGCGGGGCCGGCTCTGCTGCTGCGGGTCCCCGCTCTTCctcaaggccaggctgggcaCCGGCTACCACCTCACCCTGGTGAAGCGGGAGCAGGTCGGGACGGGCGGCAGCACCGGCACCACCAAAAAG GACGGCAGCGACTCGGAGCGCAGCAGCGACACGGGGCTGGGCAGCGAGCGGGGCAGCGAGGCCAGCGCTGTGGGTGAGG ATGTGGCCCAGCTGTCAGCGCTGATCCAGAAGCTGGTCCCCGGCTCCCGGCTGGTGGAGGACATCGGGCACGAGGTGCTCTTCATCCTGCCCTACAGCGGGGCCAAGGATGGAGCCTTCGGGGACCTCTTCCGCGAGCTGGACGCCCGCCTGGGGGAACTGGGCATCTCCAGCTACGGCATCTCCGACACCACCCTGGAAGAG ATCTTTCTGAAGGTGGCCCAGGACTCGGGGGCGGATGCTGACACGGCAG GCAccaggagaggagcagccccTGGCGAGGGGGACGTGGGAGCAGCTGACGGGGAGCTGG CGGAGGAGCCCCGGGAGACGGACCTgctgcagggggtgggggggcaggcCCGcggcagggtgaggggctgggcGCTGCCCCGCCAGCACCTCCGCGCCCTCTTCATCAAGAGGATGCTCCACGCGCGACGCAGCACCCGGGGCTTCTTCGCGCAG aTCGTGCTGCCCGCCGTGTTCGTGTGCGTCGCGCTGCTCTTCAGCCTCGTCGTGCCGCCCTTCGGGGTGTACCCGCCGCTGCGGCTCCAGCCCCGCATGTACGGGCAGCAGTTCACCTTCTTCAG CGACGACGCCCCAGGGGACCCCGACACGGCCGGGCTGGTGGCCGCGCTCCTGGGCGAGCCGGGCTTCGGCACCCAGTGCATGAGGGACGCTGCGGAGGG GACGGGGCCGTGCCCCCCAGCCTCCCACCCCGATGGCTTCtgggcccccccggcccccccagccctgctggacGCGCTGCAGCGCGGGAACTGGACGCAGGCCGAGCCGTCCCCCCCGTGCCAGTGCAGCGGGCCGGGGGCTCGCAGGATGCTGCCCGAGTGCCccgagggggccggggggctcccGCCGCCCCAG GTGCAGAGGGGCACGGGTGACATCCTGCAGAACCTGACGGGCAGGAACGTCTCCGACTACCTGGTGAAGACCTACCCCCAGATCATCCGTCAGGG GTTGAGGAACAAGAAGTGGGTGAACGAGCAGAG GTACGGCGGCTTTTCCCTGGGCGCCGGCAGCTCCCAGGCCCTGCCGTCGGCGGCGGAGGTGGACGAGGCGGTGCTGGAGCTCCGGGCGCTGTTCAACGTCACCCCG GGCAGCCCCTCGGACCGGCTCCTGGGCAACCTCAGCCGCTTCATCGAGGGCTTGGACGCCCGCAGGAACATCAAG GTCTGGTTCAACAACAAGGGCTGGCACGCCATGGTCTCCTTCGTCAACGTGGCCAGCAACGGGCTGCTGCGTGCCCGGCTGCCCGCCGGGGCCGACCCCGCGCTCTACGGCATCACGGCCACCAACCACCCCCTCAACCTTACCAAGGAGCAGCTCTCGGAGGCCGCCCT GATGGCCTCCTCGGTGGACGTGCTGGTCTCCATCTGCGTGATCTTCGCCATGTCCTTCGTCCCGGCCAGCTTCGTGCTCTTCCTCATCGAGGAGCGGGTCAGCAAGGCCAAGCACCTGCAGTTCGTCAGTGGGATGAAGCCCGTCACCTACTGGCTGGGCAACTTTGCCTGGGACATG TGCAACTACCTGGTCCCTGCGTTGCTGGTCGtcctcatcttcctctgcttccaGCAGCAGTCCTACGTGTCCGCCGCCAACCTGCCCgcccttgtgctgctgctgctgctctacGG CTGGTCCATCACCCCCCTGATGTACCCggcctccttcctcttcagcaTCCCCAGCACCGCCTACGTGGCCCTGACCTGCATCAACCTCTTCATCGGCATCAACGGCAGCGTGGCCACCTTCGTGCTGGAGCTCTTCGTGGACCAG AACCTCAACGACATCAACCGCATCCTGAAGAAAGTTTTTCTCATCTTCCCCCACTTCTGCCTGGGCCGAGGCCTCATCGACATGGTGAAGAACCAGGCGATGGCCGATGCCTTCGAGAGGTTTG GGGACCGGCGCTTCGTGTCCCCCCTGTCCTGGGATCTGGCGGGGAAGAACATGTTCGCCATGGCCGTTGAGGGTGTCGTCTTCTTCGTCTTCACCCTCCTGCTGCAATATCGCTTCTGCCTGCAGCTCAG GCCACGGGCTCCGCAGCTGCCCTCGCTGGGGGAGGAGGACGAGGACGTGGCCAGGGAGCGGGCGAGGGTGGGCAGCACCCCCCCGCACGgccacctcctgctgctgaaggaCCTGACCAAG GTGTACCGGCGCAGGAGGGCTCCGGCCGTGGACCGGCTCTGCGTGGCCATCCCCCCCGGGGAG TGCTTCGGCCTCCTGGGGGTGAACGGCGCGGGGAAGACGTCCACCTTCAAGATGCTGACAGGGGACACGGAGGTGACGCTGGGGGAGGCCTGGCTGAAAGGGCACAG CGTGCTCACCGACCTCCAGTCCGTCCACCAGCACATGGGTTACTGCCCCCAGTTTGACGCCATCACGGACCTGCTGACGGGGCGGGAGCACCTGGAGTTTTACAGCCGCCTGCGCGGGGTCCCGGAGGAGGAGACCCCCAGG GTGGCTCAGTGGGGCATCGCcaagctggggctggggccgcACGCGGACCGGCCGGCGGGCAAGTACAGCGGGGGCAACAAGCGCAAGCTCTCCACGGCCATCGCCCTGCTCGGCTGCCCGCCCGTTGTCTTCCTG GACGAGCCCACGACGGGGATGGACCCGCGAGCCCGGCGGTTCCTGTGGGACTGCATCCTCAGCGTGGTGCGGGAGGGCCGGTCCGTGGTGCTCACGTCCCACAG CATGGAGGAGTGCGAGGCGCTGTGCACCAGGATGGCCATCATGGTCAACGGCCGGTTCCGCTGCCTGGGCAGCGTCCAGCACCTCAAGAACAG GTTTGGGGATGGCTACACGGTGGTGGTGCGGGCCGGTGGCCCCGGGCCAGCGCAGGTGGAGGCCCTGATGCAGCGGCGCTTCCCCGGCATCGTGCTGCGGGAGCGGCACGGGGGGCTCCTGCAGTACCAGCTGCCCTCCCGCGCCGCCCCCCTGGCCACCGTCTTCAGCGTCCTGGCAGCCCACCGCGGCCCCTGCCACATCGAGGACTACTCCGTGTCCCAGACCACCCTCGACCAG GTCTTTGTGCGCTTTGCCAGGGAGCAGAGCGACGAGGACCCGGGGGACCCCGCGGCCCCAGGGCAGGATGCGGCCCCGGCGGTGCCCAGCCCCGGGAGGAGGCTGACGCTGTTCCTGGAGGACGACGACTACCAGGAGAGCACTGTCTGA